A single window of Nocardia higoensis DNA harbors:
- a CDS encoding N-6 DNA methylase → MSQISASEISRLAGVTRATVSNWRRRYDDFPGAVAGTDARPLFDLHQVREWLAEHGIQVSESSATDLRTLVRSREPKVVAEVMGALRRTGDGWEASVSDTTDAEFAAAVARSVTRTVATEGARIAFDTLAERAMEGSAATGVYATPPDVADLMTKLSAVGPGSQVLDPACGSGSLLLAAVEAGASQVCGQDLVPVQVERTRLMLTAHPALTTEIRQGDSLPADAFDRRQFDAVLCNPPYGQRDWGSSELALDSRWDYGLPPRGEPELAWVQHAVAHLRPGADAVLLLPPAVATRAGGRKIRANLARTGALRAVIGLPPGAALPWHVGLQIWIVRRPAPGADVPDALLFVDTTALPAVGADRIDWDRLAADVLPLWRAFDDGQPDRAETSGVAAVVRLVDVLDDEVDLTPARYVRSALDGGAIAGQLGDALSALGAAASELTAMAARVTGWYEAGGAAWRFVTVADLAAHGQLEWIRARPASAERAEAGDTRPVLTAPDVATGAPPSGTMESVRPSEEIQVRAGDVLIPAVRSDRSGARAARVAGPRDQGALLGPHIHALRLDGSQLDPWFVAGFLTGDENVSATRTSTVRFDPSRLRVPVVALPEQQKYGAVFRQLFLLRTTAGTAFSVAEHVTELMTTGLTAGALTPGESNMAGRE, encoded by the coding sequence ATGTCGCAGATCAGCGCGTCCGAGATCTCACGGCTCGCGGGCGTCACCAGGGCGACGGTCAGCAACTGGCGGCGGCGGTACGACGACTTCCCCGGGGCCGTCGCCGGAACCGACGCCCGTCCGCTCTTCGACCTGCACCAGGTGCGGGAATGGCTGGCCGAGCACGGAATCCAGGTGTCGGAGTCGTCGGCCACCGACCTGCGGACCCTCGTCAGATCCCGCGAGCCCAAGGTCGTCGCCGAGGTGATGGGAGCCCTGCGCCGCACCGGCGACGGCTGGGAGGCCTCGGTCTCGGACACCACCGACGCGGAGTTCGCGGCAGCGGTCGCGCGGTCGGTGACGCGGACGGTCGCGACGGAAGGTGCGCGCATCGCTTTCGACACCCTCGCCGAACGAGCGATGGAAGGATCCGCCGCTACGGGCGTGTACGCGACCCCGCCGGACGTCGCCGACCTGATGACGAAACTGTCGGCGGTCGGGCCGGGATCGCAGGTGCTCGACCCCGCCTGCGGAAGCGGATCGCTACTGCTCGCTGCTGTCGAGGCGGGCGCATCGCAGGTGTGCGGGCAGGATCTCGTGCCGGTGCAGGTCGAACGTACCCGTCTGATGCTCACCGCCCATCCCGCGCTCACCACCGAGATCCGGCAGGGCGACAGCCTGCCGGCCGATGCCTTCGACCGGCGGCAATTCGATGCGGTGTTGTGCAATCCGCCTTATGGGCAACGAGATTGGGGCTCGAGCGAACTCGCCCTCGACAGTCGCTGGGACTACGGCCTACCGCCGCGGGGCGAACCCGAACTGGCCTGGGTCCAGCATGCCGTCGCCCATCTGCGTCCCGGTGCGGACGCCGTGCTGCTGCTACCGCCGGCGGTCGCCACCCGTGCCGGGGGGCGCAAGATCCGGGCCAACCTCGCCCGGACCGGCGCGTTGCGCGCCGTAATCGGTCTGCCACCCGGAGCGGCTCTGCCTTGGCATGTCGGCTTGCAGATCTGGATCGTGCGGCGACCCGCGCCCGGTGCCGATGTGCCCGATGCGCTGCTGTTCGTCGACACCACGGCGCTGCCCGCTGTCGGTGCGGACCGGATCGACTGGGACCGCCTCGCCGCCGATGTCCTCCCGCTGTGGCGAGCGTTCGACGACGGTCAGCCGGATCGCGCCGAGACCTCCGGTGTGGCCGCCGTGGTCCGGCTCGTGGATGTGCTCGATGACGAGGTGGACCTCACCCCCGCTCGCTACGTGCGGTCCGCACTGGACGGCGGCGCGATCGCCGGCCAACTCGGTGACGCTCTGAGCGCACTCGGTGCGGCGGCATCGGAGCTGACCGCGATGGCCGCGCGAGTCACGGGATGGTACGAGGCGGGCGGCGCTGCCTGGCGGTTCGTGACCGTGGCCGATCTCGCCGCACACGGTCAGCTGGAATGGATCCGGGCCCGACCGGCAAGCGCCGAGCGCGCGGAGGCCGGGGATACCCGGCCGGTGTTGACGGCTCCCGACGTCGCCACCGGCGCACCGCCGTCGGGAACCATGGAATCCGTGCGGCCCTCCGAAGAGATTCAGGTCCGCGCCGGCGATGTCCTGATCCCCGCCGTACGCAGTGATCGCAGCGGCGCCCGCGCCGCGCGGGTCGCCGGTCCTCGGGACCAGGGTGCGCTCCTCGGCCCGCACATCCACGCCCTGCGCCTCGACGGCAGTCAGCTCGATCCGTGGTTCGTGGCCGGGTTCCTCACCGGAGACGAAAATGTCTCCGCCACAAGGACATCGACCGTGCGCTTCGACCCCTCGCGGCTTCGCGTCCCCGTCGTGGCGCTGCCGGAAC